The sequence below is a genomic window from Halomonas halophila.
CGCCTGGAGCCGCGAGGACGCGCCGCTGGAAACCGGCGGCGGCATTCGCCGCGCCCTACCCTTGCTCGGCGAGGCGCCGTTCTGGCTGGTCAACGGCGATGTCTGGTGCGATGTCACGCCCGACGCGCTCCCTCCGCTCGGCGACGACCTGGCCAACCTGGTGCTGGTGGACAATCCCGATCACCATCCCACCGGCGACTTTCACCTGGATGCCGGCGGTCGGGTGCATGCCGAGGGCGAGCCGCGGCTGACCTACGCCGGCCTGGCGCTGCTCGATCCGGCGCTGGTCGCCACTCAGACCGACGGTGCCTTCGCCCTGGCCCCGCTGCTGCGCGAGGCCATGGCGGCAGGCCGGGTCGCCGGCCATCATCATCGCGGCGCCTGGGTCGATGTCGGCACCCCGGCCCGCCTCGAGAGCCTGGATAGGGCCCTGCGCACCCAACTTCCTTCATGACCCTCACGGGGCACCGGGGACAAGCCGAAGAGGAGCTCCGACGCCTGGGCGGCGCCGGGAGCCTGGAGGGACATACCCGTCGTGTCTCCTCGCCGGCTTGTCGACGGACAGCCTACCCATCGCCGGAGCCCTCCCGGGCTGAGCCGGTCGGCGCCAGCTGCTAAGCTGGCGCCATTCCACTCTCTCACTGCACCAAGGAAACACCGCACATGAAAGCCAGCGTCAAATGGACAGACGGTCGCCAGTTCGTCGCCTGGGGATGTGGAAAGCTGGCAGCGGCCGCGGTGAAGCCACGCACTTAATCAACAGCAAGGAAATCAGTTCATGAAAGCCTCAGTGAAATGGACCGACGGTCGCCAGTTCGTCGCCGAAGCCGGCAGCGGCCACAGCGTGGTCATCGACGGTCCGCCCGACCACGGCGGCCGCAACACCGGCCCGCGCCCGATGGAAATGCTGCTGATGGGCATGGGCGCCTGCACCTCCTTCGACGTGCTGGAGATCCTCGAGAAGTCGCGCGCCCCGGTGGCGGACTGTGTGGCCAGCATCGAGGCCGAGCGCGCCGACAGCGTGCCCAGCGTCTTTACCAAGATCCATATCCACTTCACCGTGAGCGGCCAGGGGCTCAAGGAGAAGCAGGTCAAGCGCGCCGTCGAGCTCTCCGCCGACAAGTACTGCAGCGCCTCGATCATGCTGGCCAAGGGCGGCGTGGAGGTGACCCACTCCTTCACCATCATCGAGGAGTAAGCGAGCCTTCCCCCACGGCGCCCTGACGGCCGAGACGCCAGGTCCGGCTCCCCGCCTGGCGGCGGCGAAAAAAAACCGTGGCGGCGGGTGCGCCGCCACGGTGGGCTGTGCATAATACGCGGCTCTCGATTGCCAGGGGTTCCGGCGACATCCGTCGGGATGACACTATCTGCCACTTTGGGAGGCTCGGACGTGACCGACAATCTCCGACTCCACGGGTTCAACAACCTGACCAGCTCCCTGAGCTTCAACATCTATGACATCTGCTATGCGAAGACCGAGGAGCAGCGCAAGGCGTACATCGACTACATCGATGAGCTCTACAACGCCGAGCGTCTGACGCAGATCCTCAAGGATGTCACCAACATCATCGGCGCCCACGTGCTCAATATCTCCCGCCAGGATTACGAGCCCCACGGTGCCAGCGTGACCATCCTGATCGCCGAGCACGAGCTGGAAGAGGCCGCCCCCGAGCAGATGGAACCCGGCCCGGGCCCGTTGCCGGAAACCGTGGTGGCCCACCTCGACAAGAGCCACGTCACGGTGCACAGCTACCCCGAGTCCCACCCGGACAACGGCATCAGCACCTTCCGCCTGGACATCGACGTCTCCACCTGCGGCCAGATCAGCCCGCTGAAGGCGCTCAACTACCTGATCCACAGCTTCGATTCCGACATCGTGACCGTGGACTATCGGGTGCGCGGCTTCACCCGTGACGTGGACGGCAAGAAGCTGTTCATCGACCACGACATCACCTCGATCCAGGACTACCTGGCCGACGATACCAAGCAGGCCTACCAGATGGTGGACGTGAACGTGTATCAGGAGAACATGTTCCACACCAAGATGCTGCTCAAGGACTTCGAGCTGGACAACTACCTGTTCGGTACCTCCCGGCGCGATATCAGCTTCGAGGAGGCCCGCGACATCGAGAGCCGGCTGCGCAAGGAGATGCTGGAGATATTCTACTCGCGCAACATGGACTAGCCCCGCGCTATCATCGGCACACGGGGTCAGACCCTTAAGCGCCCTTAGGGACGGAGTCCCTAAGGGCGCTTAAGGGTCTGACCCCTGCTATCTTCGGCGCTTGTAGCTCGGCGCTTAAAGCTTATAAACCGACCGGGTCATCACCTTGGACATCAGCGTCATGCCGGCCTTGACCGGCCCCGGGAAGCGGGCGCCGCCGGCTTCCAGCGCCTGCTCGGCGTGATGGGCCTCGTCGATGGCCATCTGGCGCAGCACCGCGCGGGAGCGGTGGTCGCCGGACGGCAGCTCGTCCATGTGGGCGTCGAGGTGGCGACCCACCTGTTCCTCGGTGGCGGCGACGAAGCCCAGGCTGATGCGGTCGCCGATCGCCCCGGCCAGCGCCCCCATGCCGAACGAGGCGGCATAGAACAGCGGGTTGAGACGGCTGGTGTGACCGTCGAGCTCGTCGAGACGCGACTCGCACCAGGCCAGGTGATCGATCTCCTCCTGGGCGGCTTCCTCCATCTGCTCACGAACCTCGGGCAGCTTGGCGGTCAGCCCCTGTCCCTGGTAGAGCGCCTGGGCGCACACCTCGCCGGTATGGTTGATGCGCATCAGGCCCACGGCGTGGCGTCGTTCGGCCTCGTCCAGGGCATCGTCGCGCACCTCCGGGGTGGCCGGCGATGGACGAGACGGCTGGGCGGCGCCCGGCACCAGGGTGCGCAGCACGGCATCGCCCTGGCGCACCAGTTGATCGGCACGGGAATACTGACGGTTCATGACACCCCCTGAATCGATGATGAGCTCATTGTAACCGAGTCGCCCCGGTGCCGGCAGTTCCTCCGGATGCGACGACGCCGCCCCGGAGGCGGCGTCGAACGGAAACGGTGTCGGGCGAGGCCCGGGAAGGCTGCACCTGATGCGTCGAACACCGCAAGCCGCGGCAGGCGCCGCGCGCCGACTACCCAGCCGGCCAAGTAAAGCGTCGACCGCCCATCAGGTGCATATGAATATGATAGACGGTCTGACCGCCCTGTTCATTGCAGTTCATCACCACCCGATAGCCGTCGTCGGCGAAACCGGCCTCGCGGGCCAACCGGGCGGCGGTGAACTGCAGCCGACCCACCAGCGCCAGATCGTCTTCCTCGATGTCGTTGAGGGTGGCGATATGGCGCTTGGGCACGATCAGCTGGTGCGTCGGCGCCTTGGGATCGATGTCGTTGAAGGCCAGCACCTCGTCGTCTTCGTAGACGATGTCGGCGGGAATCTCACGCTTGATGATCTTGCAGAACAGGCAGTCCATGGCGGGCTCCTCGACGGATGACGAACGGCGAATGTAGAGGCTCAGCGAAAACGGCGCTGGGCCAGCAGGTGGCGCACCAGCGGCCCCAGGATCAGCTCCATGGCCAGCGGCATGCGCGAGCCCGGCACCACCAGGGTGTGCGGTCGGCTCATGAAGGCATCGGGGATCATCGCCAGCAGGTAGGGGAAGTCCACCGTGGCCGGATCGCGGAAGCGGATCACCACGAAGGACTCGGCATCGGCGGGGATATCCTGGACCTCGAAGGGATTCGAGGTATCCACCGTGGGCACCCGCTGGAAATTGATGTGGGTGCGCGAGAACTGCGGCTGGATATAGCGCACGTAGTCGTCCATGCGCCCCAGGATGGTGTCGATCACCGCCTCCTGGGAGTAGCCGCGATAGCGCATGTCGCGATCGATCTTCTGGATCCACTCCAGGTTCATGGTCGGCGCCACCCCGACCAGCAGGTCCACGTGGCGGGCGATGTCGTGCTCGGCGGTCACCAGGCCACCGTGCAGCCCCTCGTAGAACAGCAGGTCGGTGCCCGTGGGCAGCGGCTGCCATTCGGTGAAGGTGCCGACCTGATAGCCGGCCTCGATCATCGACTTGTCCTCGGCGTGGATATAGTGCCGATAGGTGCCGGTGCCGTGCTCGCCATACTCCTGGAACAGCGCCTCGAGCTCCTCCAGCAGGTTGGCCTCCACGGCGAAGTGCGACAGCTCGTCCTTGCGCTCGGGCTCCTCGCGGAAGATCCGCGCCAGCTCCTGACGGGTGTAGCGATGGAAGGCGTCGCCGTCGACGAAGGCGGCATGCAGGTCCTCGCGGGCGAACATGCGCTCGAAGGTGCGCTTGACCGTGGTGGTGCCGGCCCCGGAGGAGCCGGTCACGGCGATGATCGGATACTCGCGCGACATCAGCTCGCCCCCGCGAGACGCTCGCGCACGAGGTCGGGCACCGCCACCGGGCGGCCGGTGGCGGGGTCCACCAGCATCAGGTTGATGCGTGCCGTGGCCACGGGACGATCGTCGGCGAGGCGCCGGATGCGATGGTAGACGGCGATCGCGCGGCGCCCCGGCGCCGGAATCGCGGTGTCCACCTCCAGCGCCTCGGGCCAGCGCGACTCGGCCTGATACTGCACCGCCAGGTCGGCGGCCACGCACGGGTAGCCGCCCATGTCGCCCTCGGCGAGCGAGCGGGTGGCCAGGGCCTGAACGCGGGCCTCGTGCATCAGCGACACCACGGCATCATGGCCGAGATGCCGGCCGTAGTTCATGTCGGTGATGCGCACCGACAGCGGATGCCGGTGCAGGATGTCCGCCTCGGGGAACTCCAGTTTCACGCGTTCCATGCCGCCTCCTGGTGGTGAATGTGCGCCGTCGTGGGTGGGTCAGGCTCGCGGGCTCAGCCCTCGCCGCCTTCCCGGGCGATGGCGCGATGCGCGATGTCGCCGCGGTGGAAGGCGTCCTGCCAGCGGATCTCGGCCACGCCCCGGTAGGCCAGGTCGCGGGCCGCGGAGACACCCTCGCCCAGCGCGGTGACGCATAGCACGCGGCCACCGGCGGTCAGCACCTCGCCGCCGTCGCCCAGGGCGGTGCCGGCGTGGAAGACCTTGCTGCCGGTGGCCTCGGCGGCGTCGAGCCCCTCGATGGCGTCGCCCTTGCGATAGCTGCCGGGATAGCCGCCGGCGGCCATCACCACGCCCACCGCGGCGCGGGAATCCCACTCGCAGGCGTGGCCGGAAAGCTCGCCGCGGGCGCCGGCCAGGCACAGCTCGGCCAGGTCGGACTGCAGGCGCATCATGATCGGCTGGGTCTCGGGGTCGCCGAAGCGGCAGTTGTACTCGATCACCCGCGGGTTGCCTTCGGGGTCGATCATCAGGCCGGCGTACAGGAAGCCGGTGTAGGGATGGCCTTCCTCGGCCATGCCGCGCACCGTGGGCCGGATCACGCGCTCCATCACGCGCTCATGGATCTCGTCGGTGACCACTGGTGCCGGCGAGTAGGCGCCCATGCCGCCGGTGTTCGGGCCCTGGTCGTCGTCGTAGGCGCGCTTGTGGTCTTGGCTGGTGGCCATCGGCAGCACCGTCTCGCCATCGACCATGACGATGAAGCTGGCCTCCTCGCCCTGCAGGAAGTCCTCGATCACTACCCGGGCGCCGGCGTCGCCGAAGGCGTTGTCCTCGAGCATGTCGTGGACCGCGGCCTCGGCTTCTTCCCGGGTCATGGCGACGATCACGCCTTTGCCCGCGGCCAGTCCGTCGGCCTTGATCACGATCGGCGCGCCCTTCTCGGCGAGGTATTCGAGCGCCGGCTCCACCGCCACGAAGGTGCGGTATTCGGCGGAGGGAATGGCGTGGCGGGCCAGGAAGTCCTTGGTGAAGGCCTTCGAGCCCTCGAGCTGGGCGGCACCGGCGGTGGGGCCGAAGATCGCCAGCCCGGCCTCGCGGAAGCGGTCGACCACGCCTTCCACCAGCGGCGCCTCGGGGCCGACGATGGTCAGGTCGATGGCCTGCTCGCGGGCGAAGGCGAGCAGCCCGTCCAGGTCCTCGGCGCCGATCGCCACGTTCTCGAGTCCCGGCTCGCGGGCGGTGCCGGCGTTGCCCGGGGCCACGTGGACGGTCTCGACCTCGGGCGACTGAGCGACCTTCCAGGCCAGGGCATGTTCGCGGCCACCGCCGCCGATGATCAGAACCTTCATCCGCTGCTCTACCTCACTTACAGGGGGATAACACGGGAAAAACGTCGCCGCATTATGTCAGAAAGCGGCCGTCGGCGCCGCCTTCAGCTTCGATACGCCGGCCTATCGAAGCGCCACGCGGGGCGCCGGGGACAGGTCAGAGAGGGGGTGGGTTGCCATGCATGGCAAAAGTAGCGCCCAGGGAAGAGTTCACAGCGCCCCTCGGCGACCTGTCGCCGGATCAGCCCCGAGAGCATCGGTACGCCATCAGGACTCGTCGTCATCCTTGCGGCCCTTGCCACCCAGGTTCTGCTGCCAGAAGCGCATGTTCTCCTCGGCCAGCTCGCGCATCAGCTCCATGGGCGTGTGGCGCATGGCCTGCTGCCACTGGTCCTGCAGGTGCTTCTGCTGCTCCATCATCAGCTGCGTGCCCTGCTCCAGGTAGCGCGCCAGCGGCAGCGGCTGGGCCATGTTGTAGACGCGGATGAACTGGGCCAGCAGGTCGTTGGAGAACACCTGGGCGTCGCCGTCGGCCTGCTCCTGCTCGATGATGATGGTCAGCAGGATGGTCCGGGTCAGGTCCTCGCCGCTCTTGGCATCCTCGACCCGGAAGGGCACCTCGTCGAGGATCAGCTTGCGCAGATCCTCGAGGGTCACATAGCGGCTCTGTTCGGTATCATAGAGCCGGCGATTGGCATACTTGCGAATCACGCGCACGGCGCTCTCCTTGTTCGAATCGGGTGGGCGAATGCCTCCTTATGCAGGTATTGTGCACCGCCTTACCGACCATGCAAGGCATACCGGCACCACGAGGCCCCATGAACCTGATCCTGCTCTCCCCCGACGACATCGAGAACGACCGCCTGGCCCGGGTGTGCGCCCCGCGCCGGCTCGCCCATCTCAGGGAGGTCCATCGGGCCCGCGAAGGGGACACGATGACGCTCGGCATCGCGGGTGGCGCCCTGGGGCGCGGCGAGCTGCTGAGTCTCGGCGAGCACGAGGCAGTGTTCGACGTGTCGGGGCTCGATCAGGCGCCGCCACCGCCGCTGCCGGTGCATCTGGTGCTGGCCCTGCCGCGGCCGCGAATGCTGGCACGCACGCTCGAGCATGTCACCGCGCTGGGCGTGAAGGAACTGACGCTCTTGAACACCAGGCGGGTGGAGAAGAGCTACTGGCAGTCGCCGGAGCTGTCCGAGGACAAGATCCGCCGCCATCTGGAGCTGGGCCTGGAGCAGGCCCGGGACACCCGTCTGCCGCGGGTGACCCTGGCCAAGGGCTTCCGTCCCTTCGTCGAGGACACCCTGCCGGGGCTCTTGGCCGGCCGCCGCGGGCTGCTGGCCCATCCCGGCATGCCGGACGCCTGCCCCCGCGGGGTCGAGGCGCCGACACTGCTGGTGGTGGGCCCCGAGGGCGGCTTCATCCCCTGGGAGGTGGAGAAGCTGGTCGAGGCCGGCTGCCAGGGCGTCCACATGGGGCCGCGCATCCTGCGCGTGGAGACCGCGGTCACCGCCCTGCTGGCGCGGCTATTCTGACGCCGACTCGGTCTCGGACTCGGCGGCCGATGACGACGATGCCTCACCGCCATCGGCCTTCCCGCTCTCTCTGTTCTCTCTCTTGTCACCGTTCTCCCCGTCATCGCCGGACGCCTCATCATCGGCTCGATGGGGCATCCGCGGCGCGTCGCCGTCGCAGCCGGGCTCGGTCAGGTGAGTGCTGGCCACGTCCAGGCGGCCCAGGTGGCCGATGGTCTGGCGCCCCAGCAGGATCGGGTAGGTCATCTCCGAGCGGTCGCGCAGGCTGAACTCCTCCTCGTAGCGCACGCCGTCCACGCACACATCCAGCAGCACCACCGGCCGGTCGTCGGTACCGCCGGCGCCGCGCACCGTCAGGCGCCGCACCCGGGGGCGCTCGAGGGTCATGGCGAAGGTCTCGCCATTGTCGTCGTCATCGAACTGCAGCCGGAAACGCACCCAGGCCTCACCGTCGCGCTCGAAGCGTTCGATGTCCCGCGCATCCAGCGACGAGGTCAGCGCCCCGCTGTCCAGCTTGGCCTCGAAGGGCAGGTTCCAGGGCATCAGGGTCACCGATTCGACCCAGCCCACGCTGCGATCCGGGGCCTCGGCCAGGGCCAGCCCCGACCACAGCGCCGCCGCCAGACACCACGCCGCACGCCTCATGAGCCCACCTCCCGCAGCCGCTCCAGCAGGCCCAGGGTGGCGAAGCCGTCCGGCGTCACGCCGATCTCGCGCTGGAAGGCCCGCAGGCCACGCCGGGTGTTGGGCCCGAGGATGCCGTCGGCCTCGCCGACCTCGTAGCCGCGGGCGTTGAGCCGCCGCTGCAGCTCCAGCACCTGGGTACGCTTGAGCGCCGGCTCCTCGCGGGGCCAGTCGCCCTGGACCGCGGGGCGCCCGTCGATGGCGTCGCCGAGCGTGGCCACCGCCAGGGCATAGCTGGTGGCGTTGTTGTAGCGGCGAATGACCCGGAAGTTGTGGCCGACCAGGAAGGCCGGCCCCCGTGCACCCGCCGGGGCGATCAGCGCGGCCTCGCTCAGTGCGGGCAGCGCCTCACCGGCGCGCGGGTGCACGCCCGCCGCGGCCCAGTCGTCGGCGCTGCGACGCGTGGTATCGCCCGTCAGCGAGTAATCGAAGTCGGCCGGCAGCACCACCTCGGCGCCCCAGCGCTCTTCGGCCCGCCAGCCAGCCTCGACGAGATAGGCGGCGATCGAGGTCAGGGCATCCGGGACGCTGCCCCAGATATCGCGGCGGCCGTCGCCGTCGCCGTCCACCGCGTGGGCCAGGTAGCTCGACGGCAGGAACTGCGGATGGCCCATGGCGCCGGCCCAGGAGCCGACCATGCGCTCGGCAGGCACGTCGCCGGCCTCGAGGATGCGCAGCGCCGCCAGCAGCTCGCCGCGGGCGAAGTCGCGCCGGCGACCGTCATAGGCCAGGGTCGCCAGGGCATCGAGGGTCGAGACCTCGCCCTGATAGCCGCCGTAGCTGCTCTCGATGCCCCAGATCGCCACCAGCACTTCGGCCGGCACGCCGTAGCGCGACTCCGCGCGCTCGACCGTGCGGCGATAGGCGTCGAACCGGTCGCGGCCGGTGCTCACCCGGCTCGCCGACACCGCGCCGTCGAGATACTCCCAGATCGGGCGCACGAACTCCGGCTGACGCCGATCCAGTTCGATGACCCGAGGCAGGTAGCGCAGCGCGTCGATGCGGGCCAGGGCAGTCTCGCCGAGGCCCTCGTCACGGGCCAGGCCGCGGAAGTCGCGGCGCCAGTCGTCGAAGTCGCCCACGGCCTCGGGGCGCTCGGCGGATGCATTCCCCCCGCCCTCCGGCCTCGTCGAGGCGGCGACCTCGGCCGTGGGCGACGCCATCGGCGAGATCGGAGAAGAGGCGGCTTCGGCGCGGGGGGTGGCGATACCCTGGCAGCCGGCCAGGCCGGCGCAGAGCAGCACGAGGAGCAGTAACGGGGGCAGCATCGACGACGTTCCTTGACGAAAAGAGCCCCCGATGATCGCGCAGAACGCCGGCTCAGGCCAGTAGCAGCAGCCGGGCGATCAGCGCCAGATGGCAGGCCGCCACCACGGCGGTCAGGCGAGTACGAAGCCGCCGATAGTCGCTCGGCAGCCCCGCGGCGCCGGGGCCCGCCTCGTAGAGACGCAGGGCGACGAAGCCGGTCAGCAGCATCGCGGCGGTGGCCGGCGGGTCGAGCAGCAGCGCCGGCCAGGCGATCAGGCTCGGCAGCACGCCCACGACCAGACGGCGACCCGCGGGCTCGGAGCCGCCGGCGCCGACCAGCGCCAGTCCCCAGTGCACCCCGCCGAGGAAGGACAGGATCACCGAGCCGTAGGCGAGGAAGGCCTCGATGGCCAGGGCCTGCCCGGGAGGCGGTGCCAGGAAGGCCGCCGCCAGGGTCGCGAGGAAGGGCCCCAGGCCGGCGACGCCGAGTCCGACCGTGGCGACGCGGGGCAACTGGCGAGCGCAGGGAGCGGAATCGGTACTCATGGCGCGGCCTCTTCCTGGATTGACAGCGAAGGGGGCGGCAGGAAAACCGCGGGATCATGCCGCCAGGGCCGATGGCGGGCGTTCCCGGGCGGCAGATCGGCGAGCTCGGGGCACCAGCGGGCCACATAGTCGCCCTGAGGATCATAGCGCTCGGCCTGGTCCAGCACGTCGAAGCGATGCGCCTTGGCATGACGGCCACGGCCGGCGATATAGCCCCAGTTGCCCCAGTTGCTGGCGACGTCGTGATCGATCAGGCAACGCTCGAACCAGGCCGCCCCCAGTCGCCAGTCGACGCCCAGATCGTGCACGAGATGGCTGGCCACGTTCTGCCGGGCGCGGTTCGACAGCCAGCCGGTCTCGGTCAGTTCGCGCATTCCGGCGTCGACGAACGGCAGCCCGGTCTCGCCGCGGCACCAGGCCGCGAAGTCCTCGCCCCCGTCGGGTGGCGTGGCGCCGCCGTAGAGTCGCCGACCGTCCTGCCGGGCGGCCCAGTGGAAATACTCCCGCCACCAAAGCTCGAAGCGCAGCCAACGGCTCGAGTCACTGGCCCCGCGCTCCGCCTCCCAGTCGTCCAGGGCGTCGTTGACCTGAGCGGCGGACAGGCAGCCCAGCGCCAGCCAGGGCGACAGCCGGCTGGATACGTCGGCGCCGACCAGACCGTTGCGAGTCTCGGCGTAGTGCGCCACCGCCCCGCTGCCCCACAGATAGTCGTTCAGCCGGGCGAGGCCGGCACGCTCGCCGCCGGTGAAGCGAAAGCCGCCGAGCGACGAGGCGCTCCATTCCGCCGCCCGCACGTCGACCCAGCGCAGCGGCGGCAGCCCGCGTGAGGCCTGGGGCGGCCAGGGCGGCAGCGTCACGGGAATCGAACCGGCGTATTGCGGGGTGACGGTCTCGAGCCGACGCCGGAACCCGGAGAAGCCGGGCGGCAGCGCCTCGACAGGCCGGGGCAGGTCGTCCTCGGTGAACAGCATGCCCCCTTCCAGGCACTCGAGCTCGCAATCCGCGGCGAGGCGTGGCGCCAGCCGCTCGACGGCGCGGGTCTCCTCCCAGCCGGGATCCCACCGCACCCTCACTCGCCGAGCGCCGAGCTCGGCGGCCAGGGCCGCTACCTCCTCGGAAGGGTCACCGAGGCGTACCAGCAGATCGCTGCCCCGGGCGAGCAGGCGGCCGCGCAGCTCGATCAGGCTCTGCCACAGGAAGCCGAGGCGGGCCGCACCGATGCGCCGTTCCTTCAGCCAGCGCTCATCCAGCACATAGGCGCAGGCCAGGTGCTCTCCCAACGGCCCGGCGAACAGCGGATTGTCGGCCAGGCGCAGGTCCTGGCGCAGCCAGACGAGATCGATACTCATGACGGCCCCCTCATGCCCCGTCCTGGCGTCGTGAAAGGCGCCTGACCTCGCGACGGCAACGGTCGCTGCAGTAGCGCACCTCCGCCCAGCAGCGAGCCCACTTGCGCCGCCACCGGAACGGGCGGCCGCAGCACTGGCACGGCTTGGAGGGCAGATCAGCCTTGCGACGCATGGCTCCACCTAACATGGACAGGGATAAAAAATGGTACAACTTATGTACATGTTATATCCCATGGCCGCGAACGCAAGCGGAACGGCCGACGCGGTCAGCATTCGCCCTGCGGGCCGGCAGGCGGGTGGGATGAACCGAACGTGGTGATCGAGACGTCGGCCTGTGGATGTCGCGGGTCTCGGGGGCGACGCGCCTCGGTGCAACGAGACGCGTCTTGCGGGCGGGGCAGTCAGTCGCGATGGGGCGGCGTGGCAGGCGGTTCGTCGTCGCCTTCGCGCCCGCTGCGCAGGCGATGGGTCAGCGGATCGTAGTGGGGGCGCAGCTCGTCCTTGACGGTGCCATCCCACAGTCGGGCCCCGACGAAGTAGCCGGCGCGGCCGATGATGTGCGCCGCCACCGGCGCCGTCAGCATGAGGAACAAGATGATCCCCAGGGCCCGGGCCACCACCGCCGTCTCGGCGAAGTGCACCGCCACCGACAGCATGATCAGCGACACGCCCAGCGTGGCCGCCTTGGTGGTCGCGTGCAGTCGCGTCAGCAGATCGGGCAGGCGGACCACCCCCAGGGCCGCCAGCAGCATGAAGGTGGAGCCCGTCAGCATGCCGGCGGCGGTGAGCACCTCAGTCATCTCGCGGTCCTCCCCGCTCCAGGAACCGGGCGAAGCCGATGGTCGCCATGAAGGCCATCAGCGCCATGACGATGGCCACGTCGAGCAGGATCGACACGTCGGTGGCGATGGCCACCACACCGATGATGCCGACGAGGATCGAGGAGAACAGTTCCAGCGCCACGACCCGGTCCGGCAGGCTCGGCCCCCGGAACAGGCGCGCAAACGCCAGGCACAGGGCCAACGACATCACGGCCAGGCTGAACAGGATCACGATCGACACGGGATAGTCCTCCCCTCGTCAGTGGAAGAGTTCCAGGGCACGCCGCTCCAGCTCGGCCAGGCTGCGGGTCAGCGCCGGCTCGTCGTCGAGGAACATGGCATGGATGTAGAGCACGCGGCGGTCGTCGGAGACGTCCAGGCTCAGCGTCCCCGGGGTCAGCGAGATCAGGTTGGCGACGAAGGCGATCTCGAATTCCGTGCGGGCCTTCAGCGGCATCGCGATCACCCCCGGCTTCATGTACCAGGGCGGCGTGACGATGTCGTAGGACACCCGCAGGTTGGAGACCACCAGCTCCTTGAGGAAGAAGCCGACGAAGCGGATCAGTCGCGGCAGCCGCTGGGCGTAACCGGCCAGCGCCGGCACCTGGGGCTGGATCAGCGCCAGCACCAGGTAGCCGAACACCAGCCC
It includes:
- the rloA3 gene encoding retropepsin-like aspartic peptidase RloA3 gives rise to the protein MRRAAWCLAAALWSGLALAEAPDRSVGWVESVTLMPWNLPFEAKLDSGALTSSLDARDIERFERDGEAWVRFRLQFDDDDNGETFAMTLERPRVRRLTVRGAGGTDDRPVVLLDVCVDGVRYEEEFSLRDRSEMTYPILLGRQTIGHLGRLDVASTHLTEPGCDGDAPRMPHRADDEASGDDGENGDKRENRESGKADGGEASSSSAAESETESASE
- a CDS encoding lytic murein transglycosylase, which gives rise to MLPPLLLLVLLCAGLAGCQGIATPRAEAASSPISPMASPTAEVAASTRPEGGGNASAERPEAVGDFDDWRRDFRGLARDEGLGETALARIDALRYLPRVIELDRRQPEFVRPIWEYLDGAVSASRVSTGRDRFDAYRRTVERAESRYGVPAEVLVAIWGIESSYGGYQGEVSTLDALATLAYDGRRRDFARGELLAALRILEAGDVPAERMVGSWAGAMGHPQFLPSSYLAHAVDGDGDGRRDIWGSVPDALTSIAAYLVEAGWRAEERWGAEVVLPADFDYSLTGDTTRRSADDWAAAGVHPRAGEALPALSEAALIAPAGARGPAFLVGHNFRVIRRYNNATSYALAVATLGDAIDGRPAVQGDWPREEPALKRTQVLELQRRLNARGYEVGEADGILGPNTRRGLRAFQREIGVTPDGFATLGLLERLREVGS
- a CDS encoding DUF3429 domain-containing protein, which codes for MSTDSAPCARQLPRVATVGLGVAGLGPFLATLAAAFLAPPPGQALAIEAFLAYGSVILSFLGGVHWGLALVGAGGSEPAGRRLVVGVLPSLIAWPALLLDPPATAAMLLTGFVALRLYEAGPGAAGLPSDYRRLRTRLTAVVAACHLALIARLLLLA
- a CDS encoding DASH family cryptochrome, encoding MSIDLVWLRQDLRLADNPLFAGPLGEHLACAYVLDERWLKERRIGAARLGFLWQSLIELRGRLLARGSDLLVRLGDPSEEVAALAAELGARRVRVRWDPGWEETRAVERLAPRLAADCELECLEGGMLFTEDDLPRPVEALPPGFSGFRRRLETVTPQYAGSIPVTLPPWPPQASRGLPPLRWVDVRAAEWSASSLGGFRFTGGERAGLARLNDYLWGSGAVAHYAETRNGLVGADVSSRLSPWLALGCLSAAQVNDALDDWEAERGASDSSRWLRFELWWREYFHWAARQDGRRLYGGATPPDGGEDFAAWCRGETGLPFVDAGMRELTETGWLSNRARQNVASHLVHDLGVDWRLGAAWFERCLIDHDVASNWGNWGYIAGRGRHAKAHRFDVLDQAERYDPQGDYVARWCPELADLPPGNARHRPWRHDPAVFLPPPSLSIQEEAAP
- a CDS encoding DUF2256 domain-containing protein, producing MLGGAMRRKADLPSKPCQCCGRPFRWRRKWARCWAEVRYCSDRCRREVRRLSRRQDGA
- the mnhG gene encoding monovalent cation/H(+) antiporter subunit G → MTEVLTAAGMLTGSTFMLLAALGVVRLPDLLTRLHATTKAATLGVSLIMLSVAVHFAETAVVARALGIILFLMLTAPVAAHIIGRAGYFVGARLWDGTVKDELRPHYDPLTHRLRSGREGDDEPPATPPHRD
- a CDS encoding monovalent cation/H+ antiporter complex subunit F, with translation MSIVILFSLAVMSLALCLAFARLFRGPSLPDRVVALELFSSILVGIIGVVAIATDVSILLDVAIVMALMAFMATIGFARFLERGGPRDD
- a CDS encoding Na+/H+ antiporter subunit E codes for the protein MIGAAWNLMLGVAWVVLTGDFSGGSLFAGLVFGYLVLALIQPQVPALAGYAQRLPRLIRFVGFFLKELVVSNLRVSYDIVTPPWYMKPGVIAMPLKARTEFEIAFVANLISLTPGTLSLDVSDDRRVLYIHAMFLDDEPALTRSLAELERRALELFH